GCACGAGCGCCCGACGACGCGCTGGCGCTCTTGTGCCTGTCGGCCCTCTACGGCCAGGCGGGCAAGCTCGATGAGGTCGTCAAGCTCCTCGCGCCGCACGAAGCGAAGATGCTGAAAGACGTTCGCATCGCGCACAACTATTTCGAAGCGCTCTTCCAAGCGCGCGACATGGCGAAGGTGACGGCGCTGCTCAACAAGCTCGCGACCTCGCAGGTGCGAGACGTCAAGCAGTTCGCCATCGAACGGTCCCGCGCGATTTCGCAAATGCTCGCGCAGCAGCAGGCGGCGCTCGCGGCATCGACGGGCGCGGCGGGCGGCCCCGGCGCCTAGCCCTGAGCGGGCGTTCGAGGCAACGCCGAAAAGCGGCGTGCGGCGTGCGGTATATGGGGCTCGCGATCGAGAGATCGCGGGCCCTTCGCCTTTCTTGGCAACCCTAGCGTTTCCGCATCAAGAGCAAGAAGAGCGGGCCGCCCAAGAGCGCGGTGACGGCGCCGACCGGCGGCTCGGTGCCGAGCCAGTGGAAGAGCGAGCGGCTCACGAGATCGCAGGACACAAGCACGGCCCCGCCAAGGCAGAGAGACACGGGCAACGCGACGCGGAGGTCGGGCCCTACGAGCTTGCGCACGGCGTGGGGAACGATGAGTCCTACGAAGCCGATGAGGCCCGTCACGCTGACGATGGCGCCAACGACGAGTGAACACGCGAAGAACGTCCGACGCTCGAGGGCGACCACGTCGACCCCGAGCGCCGAGGCCGGCGCGTCGCCGAGCGCAAGGAGGTTGAGGCGGGCCGCGTCTCTCACGAGGAGCGCGACGCCGAGGCTCGTGTAGAAGAGCACGAAGGCGAGCGCCCGCGTGCTCGGCACGTCCAAGAAACCCATGAGCCAGAAGAGCAGCTCTTGCGTCTTGGCGGCGGTCACGAGGGTCTTCAAGAACGTGATGGCCGCCGAAGCGATGGCGTTCACCACCACACCGGCCAACAAGATGGTCGTCCCGGTGCCGTCGGCGCCGCCCCTGACGAGCCCGTAGACCAGCGTCGTGGCGAGGAGGCCGCCGAGGAGCGCCAAGAGGGGCACGAGCGAGGCGCCGAAGAGCGTGGCGCCCGTAAGGCCGAGGAGTATGGCGACCGTTGCGCCGAGCGCCGCGCCGCCCGAGACGCCGAGGACGTAGGGCTCCGCGAGCGGGTTACGGAGCACCGCTTGAAACGCGAGCCCCACGGCGGAGAGGCCGGCTCCCGCGACGACGCCGAGCAGCACGCGCGGCAGCCGCGCCTCGACGAGGATCGTGCGATCGAGGGACGACGCGTCGACGAGGGCGCGCCAAAGGGAGGTCGATTGGGTGCCGAAGAGCAGCGCAAGGGCCACAGCGACGGCCAAGAGGGCCACCGACAGAAGGAACCAACGCACGCCGTGGCCCGCGCGCTTGCCCGCGGTGTCGTGCCATTGGGTGCCTGCCGAGACCATCGAGCCGTCTTACACCGGAGCGCCGAGCGCGCGAAGGCGAGCCACCGCTCCGCGGGGCCCCCTCGCGCAATATCGCGATGGCGGGCGCGCTCGTGGACGCCACGGGCTCGCGGACCTAACCTGGCCACGTTGATGCCCTATCGCGACGAGCTGGAAGCCTTGCGCGCCGAAGTCGCTCGACTTAACGCGGCCCTCGCGCGGAGGCGCACGGGCCACGGTCGCCTCACGCTCATCTTGCTCGTGCTCGAGCTTGGGGCCCTCTTCGCGTTTCAGCCCTGGCTCAACGCGACCAACGACGCGAAATTTTGGGCCGGCGTCCTCGTCATCGTCGGACTCTTCCTGCTCGCGCTCGCAAGCGCATACCGCACTCGCTCCGCTGACTGATCTTCACCGATTCTTCGAGGCATCCGAACATCATGGCAAACGACTTCGACTCTGCTTGGCTCGTGCGGACGGTCCGCCGCATCGGCCTCACGATTGGCATCGTCGTCGCGACGGTCGTCGTGGGCTGCGCGACGACCACGCGCATCGACGCCGGACACGTGGGCATTCGCGTCCGCCTCGCCGGCAGCGATCGCGGCATCGCCGACATGCCGACGGTGACCGGTTGGGTCTTTTACAACCCGCTCACGGAGCAAGTCGTCATCTTCCCGACGAGCGTGCAGAACATCGTTTGGACCGCAAGCGCCCACGAAGGCAAAGCCATCGACGAATCCATCACGTTTTCGTCCACGGAAGGCGTGAACATCAACGCCGACGTGGGCCTGTCGTTTCACATCGAACCGAGCCTCGCGCCAAAGCTCTACGGTCGCTTTCGACAGAACAACATGCTCGTGCTCGCCGACGGCTACATCAGGAACGCCGTGCGCGAGAGCTTCGGCGAAGTCGCCTCGAAGCTTCCTGTGCAGGAGATCTACGGCCCCGGAAAGTCGAAGATGCTCGCCGAGGTCGCGCAGAAGTGC
This region of Myxococcales bacterium genomic DNA includes:
- a CDS encoding iron ABC transporter permease codes for the protein MVSAGTQWHDTAGKRAGHGVRWFLLSVALLAVAVALALLFGTQSTSLWRALVDASSLDRTILVEARLPRVLLGVVAGAGLSAVGLAFQAVLRNPLAEPYVLGVSGGAALGATVAILLGLTGATLFGASLVPLLALLGGLLATTLVYGLVRGGADGTGTTILLAGVVVNAIASAAITFLKTLVTAAKTQELLFWLMGFLDVPSTRALAFVLFYTSLGVALLVRDAARLNLLALGDAPASALGVDVVALERRTFFACSLVVGAIVSVTGLIGFVGLIVPHAVRKLVGPDLRVALPVSLCLGGAVLVSCDLVSRSLFHWLGTEPPVGAVTALLGGPLFLLLMRKR